In a single window of the Prinia subflava isolate CZ2003 ecotype Zambia chromosome 3, Cam_Psub_1.2, whole genome shotgun sequence genome:
- the DDIAS gene encoding DNA damage-induced apoptosis suppressor protein → MNSVQGLLAASVISIQNSCFVYPACQNCFSRLILDSRRFHCLKCGCTGEAKDASYRYRLSLKVADTKDLFDITVFGSCLDPFFGITAANLQRYIQDFNQLSGETNTESFTRTLVHAVETCFIGKRFIFGVKGCTREHGGHSAASSILQKCSRINRSTKNLVACQIFPPNAAVTGFTVISYLDRLLQSAKLRSCNNSSYLPDVSSAPIDEPLSELSSLSSLSRSSCFVQSTGRESFLGCWQQSFSLTSSVAWVTAEDFPTLEEGKLPSEQHEEEERPVSAELGSVSLNNQTLWDSQFLISSVKEGDKEKDNESSSQLRQTDGVSATDKLGRVSSSNTECSHGNSSKLLQHPLESEVKNNYPKTNSRNYCYAEKSHNSLVCKRDASVPNHVNVAGVSPMDSMLWEELPFSESLNELLARIEDGRSVVTSPSLEAGKQIHLESSKLGVNRNKSCSRKAVGDLHPWQEPGRLLPPAENDSWENTVLACLQSNANPLSDVSQYESSPSDLSSTLKEGGAPSPVAPEPSVSQSRRVQSKGAKSDPANSSWSFIRLHGETSCLKRSKTATCVHSARESCLAACENKENYSTPSQKTDLTLTGAQVSDALTPNNARRIYKRELKPLTELPDNTFKSVSRKDLQWNNIFPEGSYNVSADLFDASVREVAKPVEFLNKSCNSLIREDTLTEKVTAESVLSPGGVPCNSSSLSSSLHRSPRAFSMHSTPVTYSFCDSECSSVCAQDFVPYSQSTPMTKPLQKLWPVGDRSSFITIFTPKNPTKVHSKCKRSRSAFQNTLLQQLTGKLVKRGRPRNREEKGSGTSASQQFLNSQLPASLEEWIPLSSNKGLKPTASLNLKTATWAADLQSTYGHTGRNPISESRKNSENDANLIQNERISPGDRAMILTTPVSASATKTSFLNDPVLKTCSPSEGENHLSSGNYSGLVLDRPTVWSPELFFQARTPFSNKPKH, encoded by the exons ATGAATAGTGTGCAGGGACTCTTGGCTGCCTCTGTGATCTCCATCCAGAATTCGTGCTTCGTCTATCCTGCCTGTCAAAActgcttttccaggctgatCCTGGATTCCAGGAG GTTCCACTGTCTAAAATGTGGCTGCACAGGTGAAGCTAAAGATGCTAGCTACAGATACAGGTTGTCCCTAAAGGTTGCTGACACTAAAGATTTGTTTGACATCACTGTTTTTGGAAGTTGCTTAGATCCATTCTTCGGGATCACCGCAGCAAATCTGCAGAG GTATATTCAAGACTTCAATCAGCTGTCaggagaaacaaacacagagtCATTTACAAGAACATTAGTTCATGCAGTGGAAACCTGTTTCATTGGAAAAAGGTTTATCTTTGGAGTGAAG GGTTGTACAAGGGAACATGGAGGGcattctgctgccagcagcatctTGCAGAAGTGTTCCAGAATTAATAGAAGTACGAAAAACCTTGTGGCGTGCCAGATCTTCCCGCCAAATGCTGCTGTTACTGGCTTCACTGTTATCAGCTACTTAGATCGTCTCCTGCAGTCGGCAAAGCTCAGGAGCTGTAATAACAGCTCATATTTACCTGATGTGTCATCAGCTCCCATAGATGAGCCTCTCAGTGAGCTCAGCAGCTTGTCTAGCCTGAGCAGGAGCTCCTGTTTCGTTCAGTCTACTGGCAGGGAAAGTTTTTTagggtgctggcagcagtccTTCAGTCTGACTTCATCTGTTGCTTGGGTAACAGCAGAAGACTTTCCCACTCTGGAAGAGGGAAAGCTGCCGAGTGAACAGCATGAAGAAGAGGAGAGGCCTGTCTCTGCAGAATTGGGCAGTGTAAGCCTCAACAATCAAACTCTTTGGGACTCACAGTTTCTGATCTCTTCTGTGAAGGAAGGGGATAAAGAGAAGGATAATGAATCGAGTTCACAGCTTAGACAGACTGACGGTGTCTCTGCAACTGATAAACTGGGGAGAGTTTCCTCTTCAAACACTGAATGTTCACATGGAAACAGTTCCAAGTTGTTACAACATCCCTTGGAATCTGAGGTAAAAAACAATTACCCAAAAACTAATAGTAGAAATTATTGTTATGCAGAAAAATCCCACAACTCCCTTGTTTGCAAGAGAGATGCCTCAGTTCCTAATCATGTAAATGTAGCTGGAGTGTCTCCAATGGACTCTatgctctgggaagagctcccGTTCTCAGAAAGCCTAAATGAATTGTTAGCCAGAATAGAGGACGGCAGGAGTGTTGTAACATCACCCAGCCTTGAGGCAGGCAAACAAATCCATCTTGAAAGTAGCAAGTTGGGTGTAAATCGCAATAAATCGTGTTCCAGGAAAGCTGTAGGTGATTTGCATCCCTGGCAAGAGCCAGGGAGGCTCTTGCCACCAGCAGAGAATGATAGTTGGGAGAACACAGTGCTTGCTTGTCTTCAGTCAAATGCAAACCCTCTGAGTGATGTCTCACAATACGAGTCTTCCCCTAGTGATTTATCTTCAACCCTCAAGGAAGGTGGAGCACCCTCGCCAGTTGCACCAGAGCCATCTGTTTCTCAGAGCAGACGTGTGCAGTCCAAAGGAGCAAAGAGTGACCCTGCAAATTCTTCTTGGTCTTTTATCAGGCTGCATGGAGAAACCTCCTGTTTAAAAAGGAGCAAGACAGCCACCTGTGTGCATTCTGCACGTGAAAGCTGTTTAGCTGCttgtgaaaataaagaaaactattCTACCCCAAGCCAAAAAACAGATCTTACACTCACAGGGGCCCAGGTCTCTGATGCACTAACTCCCAACAATGCAAGAAGGATAtataaaagagaattaaaacCACTGACAGAACTGCCAGATAATACCTTCAAAAGTGTTAGTAGGAAAGACCTGCAGTGGAACAACATCTTCCCTGAAGGCAGCTACAATGTTTCTGCTGATCTCTTTGATGCAAGTGTAAGAGAGGTAGCAAAACCTGTGGAATTCTTAAATAAATCATGTAATTCTTTAATACGGGAGGACACTTTGACAGAGAAGGTCACAGCTGAATCGGTGCTTTCTCCTGGAGGTGTTCCTTGTAATAGTTCAAGCCTGAGCTCATCCCTGCACAGGTCCCCCCGTGCTTTTAGCATGCACAGCACACCTGTCACTTACTCCTTCTGTGATTCGGAATGCAGCTCAGTTTGCGCTCAGGACTTTGTTCCTTATTCACAGTCAACTCCAATGACAAAACCTCTGCAGAAACTGTGGCCTGTTGGAGATAGAAGCTCTTTCATCACCATCTTCACCCCTAAAAATCCCACTAAAGTCCATTCCAAGTGCAAGCGATCCAGGTCTGCCTTTCAGAAcacgctgctgcagcagcttaCTGGCAAGTTAGTGAAGCGTGGGAGACCGaggaacagggaagaaaaaggaagtggtacctctgcttcccagcagtTCCTTAACAgccagctgcctgccagcttGGAGGAGTGGATCCCTCTATCTTCAAACAAAGGGCTCAAACCAACTGcatctttaaatttaaaaacagctACTTGGGCTGCTGACTTGCAGTCCACCTATGGGCACACTGGCAGGAACCCtatttctgaaagcagaaagaacagTGAAAATGATGCAAATCTCATCCAAAATGAGAGAATAAGCCCTGGGGATAGAGCCATGATTCTAACAACTCCTGTATCTGCAAGTGCCACCAAGACCTCGTTTTTAAATGATCCGGTCCTGAAGACTTGTTCCCCTTCAGAAGGTGAGAATCACCTCTCAAGTGGAAATTATTCAGGGCTTGTGTTGGACAGGCCAACTGTCTGGTCTCCTGAGCTGTTCTTCCAAGCACGGACCCCTTTTTCCAATAAGCCAAAACACTAA
- the RAB30 gene encoding ras-related protein Rab-30 produces the protein MSMEDYDFLFKIVLIGNAGVGKTCLVRRFTQGLFPPGQGATIGVDFMIKTVEINGEKVKLQIWDTAGQERFRSITQSYYRSANALILTYDITCEESFRCLPEWLREIEQYASNKVITVLVGNKIDLADKREVSQQRAAEFSEAQDMYYLETSAKESDNVEKLFLDLACRLISEARQNTLVNNVSSPLPGEGKSISYLTCCNFN, from the exons ATGAGTATGGAAGATTATGATTTCCTcttcaaaattgttttaatcGGCAACGCCGGGGTGGGGAAGACCTGCTTAGTCCGTCGCTTCACTCAG GGCCTTTTCCCACCAGGGCAAGGAGCTACGATTGGGGTTGACTTTATGATTAAAACTGTGGAGATAAACGGTGAAAAAGTAAAG CTGCAGATCTGGGACACGGCAGGGCAGGAGCGGTTCCGGTCCATCACGCAGAGCTACTACCGCAGCGCCAACGCGCTGATCCTCACCTATGACATCACCTGCGAGGAGTCCTTCCGCTGCCTGCCCGAGTGGCTGCGCGAGATCGAGCAGTACGCCAGCAACAAGGTCATCACCGTGCTCGTGG GTAATAAGATTGATTTAGCTGATAAGAGGGAAGTCTCCCAGCAAAGAGCTGCAGAGTTTTCTGAAGCACAGGACATGTACTATCTGGAAACATCAGCAAAAGAGTCGGATAATGTGGAAAAACTCTTCCTGGACTTGGCCTGCCGGTTGATCAGCGAGGCACGACAGAACACCCTTGTGAACAATGTCTCATCCCCCTTaccaggagaggggaaaagtaTCAGCTACTTGACTTGctgtaattttaattaa